The Vibrio sp. 10N DNA window CTCTTGGAAAATCGCTTCAATACCCGCGAACTGCCCGCCAGTCACGCGAACTGTCTCACCGTGTTTTGGCAAGCTGTCGGTTTCTGACTCATCCGGCTGTTCGGCCAGTAACTGCAACTCATCGATGAGCGCTGAGTCGACTTCTTTCGGGTGTGAACCAAATCGAATAAAGTCGACCACGCCACGCGTAGAACGCACAGTGGTAAAGGAAGGGCCTTGTTCGTAGTCAAATTCCACAAACACATAAGAAGGAAAGAGTGGCTCTTTCACCTTCTGTCTTTTTCCTCTGAGGATCTTTTCTACTTCTACTTCTGGGTAGTAGCAAGATAAGCCTTGATTCTCGAGGTGCATCTTTGCGCGGCCTTGTTCACCACGCTTACAATAAAGCAAATACCAACGTTTCATTTTAACTGTTCGATTTAACTAATTAATCTAATTATTCGATGTTTTTATTTATCTGCATCC harbors:
- the rfaH gene encoding transcription/translation regulatory transformer protein RfaH, encoding MKRWYLLYCKRGEQGRAKMHLENQGLSCYYPEVEVEKILRGKRQKVKEPLFPSYVFVEFDYEQGPSFTTVRSTRGVVDFIRFGSHPKEVDSALIDELQLLAEQPDESETDSLPKHGETVRVTGGQFAGIEAIFQEADGEARSIMLVNMISRPVAVSIENKDLDI